Proteins from a genomic interval of Papaver somniferum cultivar HN1 chromosome 4, ASM357369v1, whole genome shotgun sequence:
- the LOC113272525 gene encoding uncharacterized protein LOC113272525 has product MEVLPWDIVSQILSHVPAEFMLNCKLLCKTWKTLLLSRKVGKMGLIFTLASEANKKALHYGDYEDILRPDNDQNCSFKVFTKKVNHPPFKPGNGFGYESIMIGSCNGLVCISIPHDGIYDPVYICNPYTGEYVNLPRLKPGPPVQVDSVFSLQPTSIRSSGFSTPAVRKTGMFRYTLLGNSNFGFPFSSKEFELLPSPKCISAYEGRTDVLYQLKVLKGCLCVTHELRTDKRADIWSFKNDEQDNRSGKKDYNTWRWRREYSVPWLSNRDPMDFYQPLAVTKSNEVLLWVSDWARVILYCFNPEAGSSTWISDSKDANHFQAIPHVNTIVSLKSLGVPSKRTIQLAECGHNHTYATRASKRRTIKLGEEQADESQK; this is encoded by the exons ATGGAGGTTCTTCCTTGGGATATTGTGTCACAAATTCTTTCACATGTACCCGCTGAGTTCATGTTAAACTGCAAATTGTTGTGCAAGACATGGAAAACACTCCTCTTAAGCAGAAAGGTGGGGAAGATGGGTCTCATATTCACACTAGCATCAGAGGCAAATAAAAAAGCTCTTCATTATGGAGATTATGAAGATATTCTTAGACCTGATAATGACCAGAACTGCTCTTTTAAGGTGTTTACCAAAAAAGTCAACCATCCACCATTTAAACCAGGTAATGGTTTCGGATATGAAAGTATCATGATCGGTTCTTGCAACGGTTTGGTTTGTATATCTATACCACATGATGGTATCTATGACCCTGTCTACATCTGCAATCCTTACACCGGAGAATATGTTAATCTTCCAAGACTAAAACCGGGTCCACCCGTACAAGTGGATTCGGTTTTCTCCCTGCAACCAACGAGTATAAGGTCATCCGGATTTTCTACCCCAGCTGTCAGGAAGACGGGTATGTTCAGATATACACTCTTG GGAAATTCAAATTTTGGCTTTCCATTTAGCAGTAAAGAGTTTGAGTTGCTTCCATCACCAAAGTGTATTTCAGCTTATGAAGGTCGTACCGATGTCCTCTATCAACTAAAGGTGTTAAAAGGGTGCCTCTGTGTTACTCATGAACTGAGAACAGATAAACGAGCAGATATATGGTCGTTCAAGAATGATGAACAGGATAATCGCAGTGGGAAAAAGGACTACAACACATGGAGATGGCGTAGGGAGTATAGTGTGCCGTGGTTGAGCAATCGTGATCCTATGGACTTCTATCAGCCTTTAGCAGTGACAAAGAGCAACGAAGTTTTATTGTGGGTAAGTGATTGGGCTAGGGTGATCTTATATTGTTTCAACCCGGAAGCTGGATCTTCAACCTGGATATCAGACTCAAAAGATGCAAATCATTTTCAAGCGATCCCTCATGTAAACACCATCGTCTCGTTGAAGTCCCTTGGGGTACCTTCCAAACGAACAATTCAATTAGCTGAGTGCGGCCACAACCACACGTATGCGACACGAGCATCTAAACGAAGAACAATCAAATTGGGAGAGGAGCAAGCTGATGAATCCCAAAAATAA